Proteins co-encoded in one Pseudomonas fluorescens genomic window:
- a CDS encoding aldehyde dehydrogenase family protein has translation MTTQSSNTHPVDSPTSQQFYINGGWCSPATPASLPVVSPATESVVAEVASGSAEDVDRAVAAARAAFPRWSATSAEVRADFLGKIYDLILERKESLAQTLSLEMGAAIGFARAMQVPLAAEHVRIARDLLSTYRFQTVEGGTAIEREPIGVCGLITPWNWPLYQITAKVAPAIAAGCTVVLKPSELSPLSALLFAQLVHDAGLPPGVFNLVNGTGAEVGGAMAAHPDIDMISITGSNRAGALVAQAAAPTVKRVTQELGGKSPNVLLPDADFASVVPLGVMTAFRNVGQSCSAPTRMIVPRERLAEVEALAAATANAIIVGDPQSEETVLGPIANEAQFKRVQAMIESGLSEGAKLVCGGPGRVPGHETGFYARPTVFSEVDSSMRIAQEEIFGPVLCIIAYETLDEAVAIANDTVYGLSAHVQSRNLDHARAVASRIRAGQVLLNHPAWNPMAPFGGYKRSGNGREFGVYGFEEYLETKAIVGFGG, from the coding sequence ATGACAACACAATCTTCGAATACCCACCCCGTGGATTCGCCTACGTCTCAACAGTTTTATATCAATGGTGGCTGGTGCTCGCCGGCAACGCCTGCCAGTTTGCCCGTGGTCAGTCCGGCGACTGAAAGCGTAGTTGCAGAGGTCGCCAGCGGATCGGCCGAAGACGTTGATCGGGCCGTCGCTGCGGCGCGTGCAGCGTTTCCTCGCTGGTCTGCGACCTCCGCCGAAGTACGCGCGGATTTTCTTGGCAAAATTTACGACCTGATCCTTGAGCGAAAAGAGTCGCTTGCGCAGACCCTTTCTCTGGAAATGGGCGCTGCCATCGGTTTCGCCCGAGCGATGCAAGTGCCCTTGGCGGCCGAACACGTTCGGATTGCCCGTGACCTGTTGTCCACCTATCGCTTCCAGACGGTTGAAGGCGGCACCGCGATCGAGCGCGAACCCATCGGCGTCTGCGGTCTCATCACCCCCTGGAATTGGCCGCTTTATCAAATCACCGCCAAAGTGGCCCCGGCGATTGCAGCCGGTTGCACAGTGGTGCTCAAACCCAGTGAACTGTCACCGCTGAGCGCCCTTCTTTTCGCCCAATTGGTGCATGACGCCGGCCTGCCTCCGGGTGTCTTCAATCTGGTAAATGGCACGGGCGCCGAGGTCGGCGGCGCCATGGCTGCGCACCCGGATATCGATATGATTTCGATCACCGGTTCAAACCGTGCAGGTGCCTTGGTCGCACAGGCGGCCGCCCCTACGGTGAAACGCGTCACCCAGGAACTGGGCGGCAAATCACCCAACGTGCTGCTGCCCGATGCCGACTTCGCCAGCGTCGTGCCATTGGGCGTGATGACGGCGTTTCGCAACGTCGGGCAATCCTGCAGCGCCCCGACCAGAATGATCGTACCAAGGGAACGGCTGGCGGAAGTCGAGGCACTGGCCGCCGCAACCGCCAACGCGATCATCGTGGGGGATCCACAATCGGAAGAAACGGTACTCGGTCCGATAGCCAATGAGGCCCAGTTCAAGCGTGTGCAGGCCATGATCGAATCGGGCCTGAGTGAAGGGGCCAAACTCGTGTGCGGCGGTCCAGGACGCGTGCCTGGTCATGAAACCGGCTTCTACGCCCGACCGACCGTATTTTCCGAGGTCGACTCGAGCATGCGCATTGCCCAGGAGGAAATCTTCGGGCCAGTGCTGTGCATCATCGCCTATGAAACGCTCGATGAGGCTGTCGCGATCGCCAACGATACGGTGTACGGACTGAGCGCCCACGTTCAATCCCGCAACCTTGATCATGCACGTGCCGTTGCCTCACGCATCCGCGCTGGACAAGTGCTGCTCAACCACCCTGCCTGGAATCCCATGGCACCGTTCGGTGGCTACAAACGATCCGGCAATGGTCGTGAATTTGGTGTCTACGGCTTTGAGGAGTATCTGGAAACCAAAGCCATCGTTGGCTTTGGTGGCTAG